In one Parafrankia discariae genomic region, the following are encoded:
- a CDS encoding aldo/keto reductase yields the protein MSTVTPVTLNNGVEMPAVGLGVYQTPPQETSSAVAAALSAGYRHIDTAAVYGNERQVGEAVLKSGVDRAEVFLETKIWISDFGYDQTLHGFEKGAGKLGVDRIDLLLLHQPLPSDFDRTLEAYRALETLLADGKVRAIGVSNFMVEHLTALLERASVVPAVNQIEVHPYFAQRAVQEFGAEHGIHTQAWSPIGGITFYRDSAHDSTLRDPVIGEIGQAHGRTPAQVMLRWHLQQGRSTIPKSTRPERIAENFDVFDFELTDRQLAAIDGLDTDRRGGPEPGDITLANFGMPIPEA from the coding sequence TCGGCCTCGGTGTCTATCAGACCCCGCCGCAGGAGACCTCGTCTGCTGTCGCGGCGGCGCTGTCGGCCGGTTACCGGCACATCGACACCGCGGCGGTCTACGGCAACGAGCGGCAGGTCGGGGAGGCCGTCCTGAAGTCCGGTGTCGACCGGGCCGAGGTCTTCCTGGAGACCAAGATCTGGATCAGTGACTTCGGCTACGACCAGACCCTGCACGGCTTCGAGAAGGGCGCGGGCAAGCTCGGCGTCGACCGGATCGACCTGCTCCTTCTGCATCAGCCGCTGCCGTCGGATTTCGACCGGACGCTGGAGGCCTACCGTGCCCTGGAGACGCTGCTCGCCGACGGGAAGGTCCGTGCGATCGGGGTCAGCAACTTCATGGTCGAGCACCTCACCGCCCTGCTCGAGCGGGCGAGTGTCGTCCCCGCGGTGAACCAGATCGAGGTGCATCCCTACTTCGCCCAGCGCGCGGTGCAGGAGTTCGGTGCCGAGCACGGCATCCACACGCAGGCGTGGTCGCCGATCGGTGGGATCACCTTCTACCGTGACAGCGCCCACGACAGCACCCTGCGGGACCCGGTGATCGGCGAGATCGGGCAGGCGCACGGCCGGACGCCGGCCCAGGTGATGCTGCGCTGGCACCTGCAGCAGGGCCGGTCGACGATCCCGAAGTCGACACGGCCGGAGCGGATCGCGGAGAACTTCGACGTGTTCGACTTCGAGCTGACCGACCGGCAGCTCGCCGCGATCGACGGCCTCGACACCGACCGGCGCGGCGGCCCGGAGCCCGGTGACATCACCCTCGCGAACTTCGGCATGCCGATTCCCGAGGCCTGA